Part of the Rhizobium sp. WYJ-E13 genome is shown below.
TTGCCCAGCGCGTCAGGGAGCGGGTGGCAGACTACGATGCCAAGACCGTCGTCCTCGACAGCATCAACGGCTACCAGCAAGCGATGCCGGAAGAAAACGCCCTCCTCCTGCACATGCACGAACTGCTGCAATATCTGAACCGGCAGGGCGCCAACACTTTCCTGACCGTTGCCCAGCACGGCCTCGTCGACGACATGAAATCGCCCGTCGATGTCACCTATCTCGCCGATACAGTGATCCTGCTTCGTTATTTCGAAGCACATGGCATGGTCCGCAGAGCCGTCTCCGTCATCAAGAAGCGGACCGGCAAACATGAGGAAACCATCCGCGAATACAAGATCACCCATGAAGGGCTGATCCTGGGCCAGCCGCTAACCGGCTTCCAGGGGATCCTTCGCGGGCTGCCGACACTCGTCGATGACCGTAAGCCGTTACTGCAATAAAGCGGGCACGCGGATGGCGACGATTCCTAATAATGATGCCATAGCCCTGATCCACGCGCCGCTTGGGCGTGATGCGCAGATTGCGGTCGCGCTTCTGCGGGAAGCCGGCATTCCGTCACGGGCGGTATCCGACCTCACCTCGTTCGTCGCCTGTCTCGGCGACGACACGGCGCTCGCCATCATTACCGAGGAGGCACTGCGCTATGCCGACCTGCGCGCCCTCTCGGCGTGGATCGAGGCGCAGCCGAGTTGGTCCGACCTGCCCTTCATTATTCTCACCAACCGCGGCGGCGGCCCCGAGCGCAACCCCGCGGCGGCCAGGCTGCTGGAAGTGCTCGGCAATGTCAGCTTCGTCGAACGCCCTTTCCATGCCACGACCTTCATCAGCGTCACGCGCGCGGCCCTGCGCGGACGAAGACGCCAATACGATGCCCGGCTGCGCATGGAGGCGCTGGATGAAGGTGAGCACCGCTTGCAGACGGCGCTCGCCGCCGGCCGGCTCGGCGCCTGGGAACTCGACCTTGCCACCGGGATTCTAACGGCCTCGGCCGCCTGCAAGGCCATTTTCGGCCACAGCCCAGACGAGGATTTCACCTATCGGGACATGATAATGGCAATCCACCCTAATGACCGTGCCCGCATGCTGGCCGCCGTAGAGAAAAGCGTGGAGATGGGATCGGACTATTCAATCGAATACCGGACGGTCTGGAAGGACGGCACCGTTCACTGGGCCGAAATCCGCGCCCAGCTTCACCGGGATCGCGCCGGCAGAGGGATGAAACTCGTCGGCGTCTCGGCAGATATCACCGACCGGCTCGAGGCCGAGGAACATCAGCGGCGGCTCAACGAGATCCTCGAGGAACGGGTGGCCGAACGCACCCGCGAACTCGAACAGGCCCATGCGACGATGGTGGCGGAAATCGGCCAGCGCCAGCGGGCCGAGGAGCAGCTGCGCCAGGCCCAGAAGATGGAGGCGATCGGCCAGCTGACCGGCGGCGTGGCGCATGACTTCAACAACCTGCTGATGGCCGTGCTCGGCAATCTCGAACTGCTGCGCAAACATGTCGGCGACAATACCAAGGCGATCCGCCTCATCGACGGCGCGCTGCAGGGCGCCAGGCGCGGCGCATCGCTGACCCAGCGGCTGCTCGCATTCGCGCGCAGGCAGGACCTTCACATCGGCCGGGTCGACATGACCGGCCTCGTGCTTGGAATGGCCGATCTTCTGCAGCGCTCCGTCGGCTCCACCGTGACGATCGAAACCGTGGTTCCCGACGAGCTTCCGCCGGTTTCGGCCGATGCCAACCAAATCGAGCTGGCGCTTCTCAATCTCGCCGTCAACGGCCGCGATGCGATGCCCGACGGCGGCACCATCCGCATAGAGCTGAAAGAGGCCCGCCGGGCTGCCGCCACCGATGAACTCGCCGCCGGGGATTATGTCGTCCTCTCCGTCACCGATCAGGGACACGGCATGGACAAGGAGACGCTGCGAAAGGCGGTGGAGCCGTTCTTTTCGACCAAGGAACTGGGGAAGGGCACCGGGCTTGGCCTTTCGATGATCCATGGACTGGCCCTGCAGCTGAACGGCGAACTAAAGCTTGCAAGCGAGCCCGGCAAGGGCACAACGGCAGAGCTGTGGATACCGGTTTCGCCCGCGCCCGCTGCCGTGCCGGAGCCCGCCGAAGGGCCAGCGGAGAATGCAGAACCGGCTTCCGGCCCGAAACGCATCCTGCTCGTCGACGATGACGTGCTGATCGCCATGAGTTCGGCCGACATGCTGGCCGATCTCGGGCATGAGGTGGTGGAAGCCCATTCCGGCAGGGAGGCGCTGGAGTGCCTAAGCAACGGCGCGGCTTTCGACCTGATGATCACGGATTATTCGATGCCGGGAATGA
Proteins encoded:
- a CDS encoding hybrid sensor histidine kinase/response regulator is translated as MATIPNNDAIALIHAPLGRDAQIAVALLREAGIPSRAVSDLTSFVACLGDDTALAIITEEALRYADLRALSAWIEAQPSWSDLPFIILTNRGGGPERNPAAARLLEVLGNVSFVERPFHATTFISVTRAALRGRRRQYDARLRMEALDEGEHRLQTALAAGRLGAWELDLATGILTASAACKAIFGHSPDEDFTYRDMIMAIHPNDRARMLAAVEKSVEMGSDYSIEYRTVWKDGTVHWAEIRAQLHRDRAGRGMKLVGVSADITDRLEAEEHQRRLNEILEERVAERTRELEQAHATMVAEIGQRQRAEEQLRQAQKMEAIGQLTGGVAHDFNNLLMAVLGNLELLRKHVGDNTKAIRLIDGALQGARRGASLTQRLLAFARRQDLHIGRVDMTGLVLGMADLLQRSVGSTVTIETVVPDELPPVSADANQIELALLNLAVNGRDAMPDGGTIRIELKEARRAAATDELAAGDYVVLSVTDQGHGMDKETLRKAVEPFFSTKELGKGTGLGLSMIHGLALQLNGELKLASEPGKGTTAELWIPVSPAPAAVPEPAEGPAENAEPASGPKRILLVDDDVLIAMSSADMLADLGHEVVEAHSGREALECLSNGAAFDLMITDYSMPGMTGGELARAAREIAPRLPILIASGYAELPPGLDLDVARLGKPYTQAQLAQQIGKLMISA